Part of the Candidatus Ozemobacteraceae bacterium genome is shown below.
CGACACGAGCCAATACTGCCCGCTCGTGCGAAAGGAGCAGAACAAGTCATGAATCCCGAGCGATTACAGATGAAAGGGCTCCTTGCCGACCAAAAGAAGCGCGAACGACGGCTCGATTCCGAGATTTCCGGCCGGATCACGCTGATCCGCTCGATCCTGAACCCGTATGCCGAGGACGTCACGACGCTCGACACCGAGAGCGGCCTGAACGAGATGACGGCCCTCCACAAGGCCGTGACCGAGCTGCGCGAGCTCCGAGCCAAGATCGCCAGGCTGGAAGGCGACCTCGAATAATGGCCAAGAAACAAGCCTACTTCGCCGAAGCCGAGCGGCTCTACGTCGTCGAACAGATGACGCTGGCCGAGATCGCATCGCGCCTGAAGGTCTGCGAGCGCACCCTGATCACCTGGAAAGCCGAAGGCGACTGGGAGAACCGCAGAAAGCAGCTTCTCGCGCAGAAACAGTCGTTCCACGAGGAGCTGTATGCCTTCGCGCGGAAGCTGATGAAATCCATCAGCGAAGACATGGACAAGGGCGAGAAGCCCGACGCCGGGCGCATGTACACGCTTTCCCGGCTGCTGCCCGGCCTCACGAAGGTGAAGGAATACGAGGACAAGGTGAGCGACGGCAAGCCCCAGGAAAAGACAATCGATCCGGACGAGGCCGTCAGGATCGTGCAGAAGGCGCTGCTCGGCGAATGAACGCTCGTCACTTTCTCCCGTATCAGATCGACTGGCTGAAAGACCGGTCGAGAATCAAGCTGTGGGAGAAATCGCGCCGCATCGGAGCCACCTACACGCAGGCCTACGAGGATGTCGAGGATTGCGCCAAGAAGGCCGTTCCCGCCGTCTGGTTCTCCAGCGCCGACGAGAGCGCGGCCCGCGAATACATCGAATACTGCAAGCACTGGGGCAAGCTGTTCAACCTGGCCTCGGTGCAGCTCGGCGAAGAGCTGTTCGACGAGGACAAGGACGTCAAGACGTTCGGCATCGAGTTCCCCCGCCTCGGCCGGCGCATCAATGCCCTCAGCTCGAATCCGAAAGCGTTCCGCAGCAAGGGCGGCAAGATCGTCCTGGACGAGTTCGCCCACCACGCCGATCAGAAGACCCTTTGGGCCGCCGCCCGGCCCTGTATCACCTGGGGCTTCCCGCTGCGCATCATCTCGACCCATAACGGGAACGCCAAATTCAACCAGTTCATCAAAGATATCCGCGACGGCAAGCTGAACTGGGGCCACCACCGCGTTCCGATCCACGATGCCGTCGCTCAGGGCCTCGCCGATCGCATCACGGGCCGGAAGCTCACCGACGAGGAGCGGGCGGCCTGGATCGAGGAAGAGCGCAGAAACTGCGGCGATCCGTTCACCTGGCAGCAGGAGTATCTCTGCGTGCCGGTCGACGAAGCGACCGCCTTCCTGACGTATGAGATGATCGCCGCGTGCGAGCGGGATGAGCTGCTCCTGACCCTCGACGGCCTGCTCGGCGATCTGTATCTGGGCATGGACATCGCCCGCAAGAAGGATCTGAGCGTCATCTGGGTGCTGGAAAAGATCGGCCCGGTGTCCTTCACGCGGCGGGTGCTGGTCATGGAACGAACGCCCTTCCATATCCAGAAGGACGCGCTCTTCGAGCTGCTGAAGCATCCACGCATGCGACGCGCCTGTATCGACTCGACCGGCATCGGTATGATGCTGGCCGAAGAGGCCCAGCGGCATTTCGGGCAATACCGGGTCGAATCCGTGAACTTTTCCAACGCCGTCAAAGAAGACCTGGCATTCGGCCTTCGAAGCCGGTTCGAGGACAAGACGCTCGTCATTCCCGGGGCGCAGGATATCCGCGAGGATCTGCATTCCGTCCGGAGGCTCGTCACGAAGGCCGGCAACATCCGGTTCGATGTCGCATCCGAAGAGACCGACGGCCACGCGGATCGCTTCTGGGCTCTCGCGCTTGCCGTTCATGCCGGCGGAACCGAGTCGGGGCCGATCACGATCGTCACGAGAAGGCCACACCACAGCAAAACCATGTTCGCGGGCTATTAGATGCCCGTGGTTGAGTTTGGGCGGCTCTGGTATCCCGAATTGCCTTTGGAATTTCTTAAACGAATTTAAACGGGCCTCTAACGAATTTAAACGGACATTTTTAACAGATCGGGGGAAACTATGGGGAACGCCACACCGGGCATCTGGATCAACGATCGGGAATTCCGCCGAATTTCCGACAAACCCGCCGAGCTGACGAGCGAGTTCGCGACGCGCCGGAGGGCCGGAGATCTGTTCGGCTACGGCCTGAACCTGCCGAATCCCGACGAGGTGCTGCGCAACCTCGGCCTCGACATCTCCGTATACAAGCGGCTCCTGGTCGATTCCCAGGTCGGTGCGTGCATCACGAGCAGAAAGAGCGGCACCAAGGCCCTCGATTGGGGGATCGATCGCAAGAAGGCGAAGAGCCGGGTGTTCCAGGTCATCGAGGACGCATTCGCGAATCTCGACATCGATCGCATCATCGGCGAGATCCTCGATGCGCCGATGTATGGGTATCAGGCGCTCGAAGTGCTCTGGAAGGCCCGGGACGGCCTCGTATTACCCGTCGACGTGATCGGCAAGCCTCAGAGCTGGTTCACCTTCGATCCGGAGAACGAGCTGCGGTTCAAGTCGGTCACCGACCCGATCGGCGAGCCGCTTCCCCCGATGAAGTTCCTTCTGGCGACCCATGAGGCGACGTATGAAAATCCGTATGGATTCCCGGTTCTGAGCCGGTGCTTCTGGCCGGTCGCCTTCAAGAAGGGCGGTCTGAAGTTCTGGGTCACGTTCGTCGAGAAATACGGCGGGGCCTTCGCGATCGGGAAGCATCCGCGCAGTCTCGGCCAGGGCGAAGTGGATGCGCTGGCCTCGATGCTCGAAGCGATGATTCAAAGCGCGATCGCCGTGATTCCCGACGATTCGTCGGTCGAGATCAAGGAGGCCGGTGGCAAGGCTGCCTCGGCCGACATCTACGAGCGGCTTCTCGTTTACTGCGACCACCAGATTTCGAAAGGCATCGTCGGCCAGACCCTGACGACGGAGGTCAACGGCACCGGCTCCTACGCCGCGTCGCAGACCCACAAGGAAGTGCTCAGCGAGATCGTCACGGCCGATACGAAAATGGTCGTGAAGACGTTCAACCTGCTCGTGCGCTGGATCTGCGACATGAATTTCGGCACCGGCGTCGACCGGCCGGCATTCAGGATGTGGCACGAGGAGGACGTCGACAAGGCTCAGGCCGAGCGCGACAAGACCCTTGCCGACACCGGTCAGATCCGGTTCAAGAAGAAATACTGGATGCGCGAATACGGGTTCGCGGAAGACGACATCGAGGAAGTCATTCCGGCCTCCGGTGGCTCGGCCCTTCCGCCGGCGGAGTTTTCCGAGGGCGAACCGAAGAAAGACGAGTTCCCCGACCAGGCGGCGATCGACGAGGCCGGCGCGAAGGTCGCCGCTCCGACGGTCCTGCAAGCCGCGATGGAAGCGATGCTTCGACCGTATATCGAGCTGATCGGGAACGGCGCGAGCTACGAGGTCGTGATGGAAAAGCTCGCCGCGACCTACCCGGCGATGAAGCCCGACCAGCTCGCGACGCTGCTCGAACGTGCGATCTTCGCCGCCGAGACGTGGGGGCGCATCCATGCCCAAAGCTGATCCCGAGATTCTGCTCCGGGCGATGCAGCTTCCTCCCGAGGAGGCGATCGCGTTCTTCAAGTCGAAGGGCTATGAGATCACCTGGAACTGGGACGACATGGCGCAGGAGGCGCATACCCGGGCGTTCACCGTCGCCAAGGCGACCAGCCTGGACATCCTGAGGGATATCCGGGGCGAGCTTCAGAAGGCGCTCGACGAAGGGACGACGTTCAGCCAGTTTCAGAAGGATCTCGAGCCGCGTCTGCGCGCCAGGGGCTGGTGGGGCGTTCAAGAAGGCGTCGATGCGGATGGGAACCCGACGACCGTGCAGCTCGGCTCGCCCTGGCGGCTGAAGACCATTTTCCAGACGAACATGCAGACGGCCTACATGGCGGGCCGGGAACGCCAGATGCGGGCGGTCTCTCAGGACCGGCCCTACTGGCGATACATCGCCATCATGGACAGGAAGACGCGCCAGGCGCACCGGGAGCTTCACGGGAAGATCTTCCGATATGACGATCCGTTCTGGGATCATTTTTACCCGCCGAACGGCTTCAACTGCCGCTGCCGCGTCGCCACCCTGTCGCCACGCGAGATCGAGCGGGACGGTCTGAAGGTGCTCAGTTCGAAAGGCCAGATCGTCTCCCAGGAGGTCGCCGACCCGAACACCGGCCGGGTATTCAAGACGACCTCGTATCGGAGCCCGGACACCCTGCGGCTGCTGCATCCCGACGAGGGTTTCGACCTCAACCCTTCCCGCGTGCAGGAGCGGCTCGATGCCCTCGAACGGGAGAAGCTGAAAGAGACCGAAAAGGCGGTCGGCGCGAAGCTGCCAGAGATTCGCGCGGAAACGGTCGTAAAACCGATGGTAAACGGATCTTCAACGGTCGATAAAACACGCGGCCTGGTCGACGACGAAGAGGCGAAGGCCGAGATCCGCGATCTGACCGGGCAGGCGAAAGAGCTCGGCGTCAAAGCCGATTTCGACGAGCAGCCTGAGAACGTGAAGCCCGCAAGACTTGTGATGAAGGCCCTGGCCGAAGAGGCCAACGCCGGCCGAGAGCCCCCGCCGAAAGTCGCCGTAGGTGACAATCCGCGGCATCCGTGGGGTGATGACACCGATGCTGTCGCACATTTTGACGATGAGAAACAGACTGTCTTCATCAACCCGAACTGGCCATGGAGGACTCACGAATCTGAAACAGCCGCTCAATTCAGAAGCAAGGATTGGTCGAGTGATGCTCCGGAGCACTTCATCAGGCACGAGATCGGGCATTGGCACCAATGGCAGGCGAATCCGAAAATGTTCAAGGTTCTCAAAACCGGTTTGCTTCCCGCCGAAGATATCTCTATGATTGGAGGAGAAGTCAGTAAGCGTGCGACGGAAAACCCGGTGGAGTTCGTCGCCGAGGTATATGCCGGTCTTCGTGCCGGGCAGAAATATTCGAATCGAATCATGGATCTCTACATGTTCTTCGGAGGGAAAAAAGTCTGATGCTTCGCGCAACACCTTGCGTGCGATGTCGGCACGTCGATTGGGAAGCCCGCAACAAGACTGGGCACCTTTTCCGTTGCGCGGCGTTTTCGCAAATCCCTGAAGAAATTCTTCGAGGCGAGAACAGCCATCGAACGCCATATCCGGGCGATAACGGCATCGTCTTCGAGCGCGTAGACGATGACGAACTCAACAGACGCGCCGGCATCAGGAAATGAACTCGATCATCGATCTCAAGCTCGAAGACGAGGGCGTCAAAGACCTTTTGAAGCGTCTTCAAAAGCGCCTGAGCAACCTTCGCGCCCCGATGGACTCGATCGGCCAGCTCATCCTCAACTCGGTCGAGAGGAATTTCGAGGTCGGCGGCCGGTATTCCGGGACGTCGGGCGACGTGATGGGCGGCATGATCAAATGGGACCGCCTCGCCCCATCGACCGTGAAGCGCCGCTATCGTGAGGGTTCATGGCCGGGAAAGATTCTCCAGATCAGTGGCCGCCTTGCCGCGTCGATCCATGCGAAGGCATCGAGGGATTCGGTGATCGTCGGAACGAACGCGGAATACGCAGCGATTCACCAGTTCGGCGGTGTGATCCAGATGAAGGGGAAGAGCGGCAAGCTCCGGCTTCGCACGACCGCGAAGGGCGAGCTGCTTCGCCAGGGAAAGGAAGGCATCCTCCGCCACCTGGCCGTCTTCGCCAAGGCAAGCCACAAGCGCGCCGTCGAGCGTGAGTACACGACCAAGGATTACAAAATCACCATCCCCGCCCGCCCCTACCTGGTCGTCCAGCCCGAAGACCTCACCGAGATCCGCGCCACCATCCTCGACCACATCATGCGCGCGGACTGAACCCCCCAGAAACACGACCGCCCCGGGCAGATGCTCGGGGCGGTGTGGTCGAGGGCGGTTACAGTTCGGCGTTGATGGCGTTCAGGGCGCTGTGCATGCGGCGGTTCAGGATGTCGATCAGGGTGCAGAGGTTGCCGCGCGAGACGCAGGACATGTCGCCGTCGGGTATCAGAAGGTCACGCACGGCGTCGAATGCGGACATGACCTGATCGGCCTCGTCGAGGGCGGCGCGGATTCCGTTTTTCACAGGGCACCTCCCGCATCGACTGCCCGGCTCACCTTTCCGAGTTGGCCGGTGACGACGTAATGGACGGTGGCCTTGCTCCGGCGGACCCGGCGGGAGATCTCCCCTTGCGAAAGGCCCTGGGCAAAGAGTTCCCGGATCTGCCGGATATCCTCCGCCGTGATGTGTTTTGGCCTGGACCTGGCCTCCTTTTCCTCGATGAGTCGTTGCAGAGCAGCGATGTGGGCGGACTGCGAAGTGGTCTGGGCTTCAAGCATGGAGATATAGCGGTCCTTCTTCAGAACCATTTCGTCCGGCCCGATCGTCGGCGCAGCCGGAACGGCGTTTGCGCGGGGGTTCGTCGCCTGGCCTTTCGTCCAGTAGGCCCACAAGGCATCGTCGCATTCGGCCTGGTAGAGCTCGATCTTCGCCCGGATCTCGGGGCGCACCTTGCGCGGCTCGATCGTCGCGAGGAACCCGGCCAGCTTGCGAAGAGGCATGCACAGAGTTTCTTGAGGGCCGGTTTTGGTAGGTGTAGCCAAAATGGCTACACCCCAGCGCTTGCTTGATCGGTGAAGTTTCTTCTGTTGGGCACCCCAGGTGAGTCCCATGTTTTCGACGATCGGCCGAACTGGCGTGAAGGGTTCGCCCTGGTGGGACACGATGAAAAGCGTGTCGCCGTGAAAAGCAACGGGCACGAGCTGAGATTGGATGGTCATACTGACCTCCTGTGGTTTTTTGATGACTCTCAGAAATAAAAAGAGAGCCGGGTGTTCAAAACCGCCACAGACGGCCCAGGCTATTCCCCCGAAGGGTATTGTATTCGCCTGGACACCCGGACAAAATTGTCCGTAAAACAAAAAACACTTCTGACGGGAGTGATGACCGCTGTGGAGGTGTTTTGAGCACCTGCCGTGATTCTACGGCCTCACCCGCGTCTTGTCAAATCACGCGCCGCTTTCGCTCTTCTCGACCAGCTTTTGCTCGATTCGGCGACCGCAGAATGAGCAGTAGGTCTTGCCTAAAATGCATTCCAGGGTCGTGTGACCGCAATCGCTGTGATAGTAATGGGGGCCGAGCTTCTCCCACGCGCATGTATCCTGACCGTTACGAATGGCCTTTGCTCTTTCGATGAGCAGCGCGGGGCCTTGCCGCAGTACGGATCGTGCATACTCCATCGGCTTTTCTCTGCCTTCGGCGATTTCGGCAAGCGCTGTCACGTAGGCATCCATGAGACGACCGCGATTTTCGTATTTCCTTTTCATCTCCTCGATGTGGCGACACGGGCGCTGGGGAGAATCTTGCTTCGCTGACTCAGATCCTTCAAGGGGTTGATGAGTAGACCCGCATCGGCATTCCCAGCCCACAGGTGGCATTACATTCTTCCAGAATTTCATTTCAACGTTCCTTTCGTAAGCGAAGTTCATTCGATCGTGAGCGTCGCCAGAATCTTCAGGCAGAAGGGGCAGCGCGGCATGCTGTTCACGTTGCGGTCGAGCTCCTTGATGAGGATATCGATCTCCCGAGCGGGGCAATCGTCGGTTTGGCAAAAGAAGCTGGCGGTGCCGGTGAAACCGCTCGGGCTCGCGCCGTCGGCGCAATGGCTCTTGAGCCGCGCGGCCTTGAGTTTGTCCTTGAAGTTGATGACCTTGTCCATCGGCGTGTTCTTCACCATGTTCATGTTCCCTTTCTCTGTTTCATCGTATGTTTAGATTTCTTGTGACCGTGCCGCTCATCCCGATCAATCCGCCGTTTACGAATGCCTTACTGCTCATACTGCCGGTCGATCCGCGCCGCCAGCCGATCGAGGTATTCCCACTGAGCGGCCAAGACCCTGGCTCGAAACTCATCTCTCGGCAGCGGCATGAAGTAACCCTCACTCCTTGTCTGCAATCGCTTCCCAGCGGCGGGAGGCTTCGTCCATGGCTTTCTGGTCGTTCGAGAGGATGGCGGCGAGGTAGGCGTTCACGGCGTCGGTGACTTCGACGACGCGCCTGTTCAGCGGGTCTTCGGAATCACCGTGAGGGTTGCCCGGCGCTGGTTGCATATCCGCTTGATCACCTCTTCGGGGCAGACGTCCTGGAGAAATCGCACGGCCATCGCGGCCACCTGGATGGCTTCCATCGCCAGAGCCTCGTCGCTCGGGCATTTCTTCCGAACCTCGTCCCACAGCTCGTCACACTCCTCATGAAGAATCGCCCATGCCTCGTGCGCCGAGTGGTGCGGCCCGTGCGTCATCCGCCCGCGTGCCGCTTCGTCGCGGATCGCGAAGAGAAGCTCGGTCGTGATGTCAGCAGCCCGGTTCATGCTCGGCACCTCACCTTGAACATCTCGATCACCAGAAGCTGCCGGGCGGCACGTTCGATGATCATCCGATCCGACCAGGTGCGTTGCTGAGTCACCAGCGCTTCGAGCGCCGCACACGCGGAGGCCGGCGACTCCTCGCGTTTCACCAGGCTGGCGACGTGGTCCACGACCACTTCGAACGGATACTCGGCAGGGTTGGTCATGGCTTTTGCCTTTCCGGAAGCTTTTTCCGATCGGCCAGGTCAGAGACCAGGCGGTCAAAGCCAAGGCCTTCGCGCATTTCGCGGATTTTTCGCAGGCCGAGCTGCCGCTGCTCTTCCGTGTATTGCGGCCGGGGTTCGGCGCTTGCCGGTGCGGGCACAGGGACCGACTGAGCCAGATTCGACACCGGCGGCGTCGGCCGCCGCTGCCTTGCAATCTCTTCATGCCGTCTCTCCGCCTCCCTGGCGTGCTTTTCGGCCATCGACCAGGCGGTGTGCCGAAGGTAGTTGTGGTTCTTCAGGGCCTCCGGCCGGCGGGAAATCACCGCCTCGATCGCGGCGGCCCAGATGCCCACCGGGGCCGGGCGCTGCTCCCCGCCATCCCACTGGACGACACCGGTGTTGATGATCTCGTTCAGCTCGTTCAGGATCTTGAGCGCCTTCTTCCAGCACAGGCCCGCGCCGCTCGCCGGCCGAAACAGCCCCACGTATTCCACCGCGCGCGCCTGCACCGGCCCGGGCAGCCCGACGAGCACCTGGCAAAACGAGCGGCAGGCCGCATCGTTCTGCCAGGCCTCGAACGAGGCCGAAGCGCCGCAGGTGGGGCATGTCAGGCGCATCAGGCGATGCTCCGACCGATCAGGGGCCGGCCGCAGATCGGCGCGGCCGAGTTCGCTTTCGCGATGGATTCCTTCAGATGCCCGCAGGATCGCTCGACCACCAGCAGGAGCGCCAGCGCCCGCTCGGTATTGAACCTGTCGATGCAGCGTTTCGACTGCTCGACCAGATCCCTGAGCCCGTCCAGCGCGGTCGCCATGCCGGTTGCATGAGCTTCCGCCATTTCCCGATAATGGGTGTATCTCCCAAGTGCCTCGAATTCAGTCATTGTCCCGCTCTCCCTTCTGTCCGTTCGCCACGATCTGCACGAAGCGTTCCGTGACCCCGTATTGCACCGCGAGCCGCTTTGCATTGCTGCCGTCGTATTCCGCGCGAATCAGTCGCTCAGCGAGTTTTCCCAGGCCGCGTTTCGGGATGCTGAGGGTGATGCCGCCCAGATGTCTGAGGAGGTCGACGGCGACCTGCACCCCGAGCGTCTCGGCCACCAGCCGCATGTCGTCGTTGG
Proteins encoded:
- a CDS encoding DUF935 family protein; translated protein: MGNATPGIWINDREFRRISDKPAELTSEFATRRRAGDLFGYGLNLPNPDEVLRNLGLDISVYKRLLVDSQVGACITSRKSGTKALDWGIDRKKAKSRVFQVIEDAFANLDIDRIIGEILDAPMYGYQALEVLWKARDGLVLPVDVIGKPQSWFTFDPENELRFKSVTDPIGEPLPPMKFLLATHEATYENPYGFPVLSRCFWPVAFKKGGLKFWVTFVEKYGGAFAIGKHPRSLGQGEVDALASMLEAMIQSAIAVIPDDSSVEIKEAGGKAASADIYERLLVYCDHQISKGIVGQTLTTEVNGTGSYAASQTHKEVLSEIVTADTKMVVKTFNLLVRWICDMNFGTGVDRPAFRMWHEEDVDKAQAERDKTLADTGQIRFKKKYWMREYGFAEDDIEEVIPASGGSALPPAEFSEGEPKKDEFPDQAAIDEAGAKVAAPTVLQAAMEAMLRPYIELIGNGASYEVVMEKLAATYPAMKPDQLATLLERAIFAAETWGRIHAQS
- a CDS encoding phage antirepressor N-terminal domain-containing protein — its product is MTIQSQLVPVAFHGDTLFIVSHQGEPFTPVRPIVENMGLTWGAQQKKLHRSSKRWGVAILATPTKTGPQETLCMPLRKLAGFLATIEPRKVRPEIRAKIELYQAECDDALWAYWTKGQATNPRANAVPAAPTIGPDEMVLKKDRYISMLEAQTTSQSAHIAALQRLIEEKEARSRPKHITAEDIRQIRELFAQGLSQGEISRRVRRSKATVHYVVTGQLGKVSRAVDAGGAL
- a CDS encoding Mor transcription activator family protein, producing MQGVLFPEDKKKSGPSAVERKGQITIDDMPNDDMRLVAETLGVQVAVDLLRHLGGITLSIPKRGLGKLAERLIRAEYDGSNAKRLAVQYGVTERFVQIVANGQKGERDND
- a CDS encoding phage virion morphogenesis protein, with product MNSIIDLKLEDEGVKDLLKRLQKRLSNLRAPMDSIGQLILNSVERNFEVGGRYSGTSGDVMGGMIKWDRLAPSTVKRRYREGSWPGKILQISGRLAASIHAKASRDSVIVGTNAEYAAIHQFGGVIQMKGKSGKLRLRTTAKGELLRQGKEGILRHLAVFAKASHKRAVEREYTTKDYKITIPARPYLVVQPEDLTEIRATILDHIMRAD
- a CDS encoding terminase family protein, whose translation is MNARHFLPYQIDWLKDRSRIKLWEKSRRIGATYTQAYEDVEDCAKKAVPAVWFSSADESAAREYIEYCKHWGKLFNLASVQLGEELFDEDKDVKTFGIEFPRLGRRINALSSNPKAFRSKGGKIVLDEFAHHADQKTLWAAARPCITWGFPLRIISTHNGNAKFNQFIKDIRDGKLNWGHHRVPIHDAVAQGLADRITGRKLTDEERAAWIEEERRNCGDPFTWQQEYLCVPVDEATAFLTYEMIAACERDELLLTLDGLLGDLYLGMDIARKKDLSVIWVLEKIGPVSFTRRVLVMERTPFHIQKDALFELLKHPRMRRACIDSTGIGMMLAEEAQRHFGQYRVESVNFSNAVKEDLAFGLRSRFEDKTLVIPGAQDIREDLHSVRRLVTKAGNIRFDVASEETDGHADRFWALALAVHAGGTESGPITIVTRRPHHSKTMFAGY
- a CDS encoding phage minor head protein, which gives rise to MPKADPEILLRAMQLPPEEAIAFFKSKGYEITWNWDDMAQEAHTRAFTVAKATSLDILRDIRGELQKALDEGTTFSQFQKDLEPRLRARGWWGVQEGVDADGNPTTVQLGSPWRLKTIFQTNMQTAYMAGRERQMRAVSQDRPYWRYIAIMDRKTRQAHRELHGKIFRYDDPFWDHFYPPNGFNCRCRVATLSPREIERDGLKVLSSKGQIVSQEVADPNTGRVFKTTSYRSPDTLRLLHPDEGFDLNPSRVQERLDALEREKLKETEKAVGAKLPEIRAETVVKPMVNGSSTVDKTRGLVDDEEAKAEIRDLTGQAKELGVKADFDEQPENVKPARLVMKALAEEANAGREPPPKVAVGDNPRHPWGDDTDAVAHFDDEKQTVFINPNWPWRTHESETAAQFRSKDWSSDAPEHFIRHEIGHWHQWQANPKMFKVLKTGLLPAEDISMIGGEVSKRATENPVEFVAEVYAGLRAGQKYSNRIMDLYMFFGGKKV